One segment of Nostoc flagelliforme CCNUN1 DNA contains the following:
- the trhO gene encoding oxygen-dependent tRNA uridine(34) hydroxylase TrhO — MKPENIQVVAALYKFVKLPDFAEKREPLLSYCQTQGVKGTILLAQEGINGTIAGSRQAIDSVLCFLRTDPRLAHLEYKESYTETPPFERMKVRLKPEIVTLGLPEIDPNEQVGTYVSPQEWNDLICDPEVTVIDTRNDYEVNIGTFQGAENPQTASFREFPDYVLRYLDPTKHKKVALFCTGGIRCEKASSFMLAQGFAEVYHLKGGILKYLEEVPAQESLWQGECFVFDDRITVSHGLEEGSCERCLCCGYAITESDKVSPKYEQGISCPYCFDSLTEEKRARQQQKWRHYQTQVLNSKNRDVS; from the coding sequence ATGAAGCCAGAAAATATCCAAGTTGTTGCAGCACTGTATAAATTTGTTAAGCTCCCAGATTTTGCCGAGAAACGAGAGCCTCTGCTGTCTTACTGCCAAACGCAAGGCGTGAAGGGGACAATTTTGCTAGCACAAGAAGGCATTAACGGTACAATTGCCGGTTCGCGTCAGGCGATTGATTCTGTTCTCTGCTTTTTGCGTACTGACCCTCGTCTAGCACACCTAGAATACAAAGAGTCCTATACCGAAACCCCCCCCTTTGAGCGGATGAAGGTGCGGTTGAAGCCAGAAATTGTTACTTTGGGATTGCCTGAAATTGACCCAAATGAACAAGTTGGCACTTATGTCAGTCCCCAAGAATGGAATGATTTGATTTGCGATCCAGAAGTAACCGTGATTGACACCCGCAATGATTATGAGGTGAATATCGGTACTTTCCAAGGAGCAGAAAATCCCCAAACTGCCTCATTCCGCGAATTCCCTGATTATGTGCTACGCTACCTCGACCCAACTAAACACAAAAAGGTTGCTCTGTTTTGTACAGGCGGCATTCGCTGCGAAAAAGCCTCATCTTTCATGCTTGCCCAAGGCTTTGCAGAAGTTTATCATCTCAAGGGCGGGATTCTCAAGTATTTAGAGGAAGTTCCAGCACAGGAAAGTTTATGGCAAGGGGAATGTTTTGTCTTTGACGATCGCATAACTGTCAGTCATGGGTTGGAGGAAGGAAGTTGTGAGCGCTGCCTCTGTTGTGGATATGCGATTACTGAGTCAGATAAGGTATCTCCAAAGTATGAACAAGGTATCTCCTGTCCCTATTGTTTTGATAGCCTCACCGAGGAGAAAAGAGCGCGTCAGCAGCAAAAATGGCGGCACTACCAAACCCAAGTTCTTAATTCCAAAAATCGGGATGTAAGTTAA
- a CDS encoding IS5 family transposase, whose product MSKSYSTNLTQEQWELIEPLIPAPLPGGRPRETNIWEVMNAIFYVLYEGCRWRALPGDFPNWQTVYTYFRNWRKDGTWVRMHDRLREWTRVASERSPSPSEAIVDSQSIKSAAMVSEAVGYDAGKKVKGRKRFVTVDTLGLVLRVLITAASVGEREGGKQVLKKVKQMEPSLLRLHTIWVDAGFDGNPFMQWVMDFCRWIIQVVIRPKESKKFVLLPKRWVVERTLGWLTWCRRLNKDYELLPETAETFIYIAMIRIMVRRLA is encoded by the coding sequence ATGAGTAAATCATACTCTACCAACCTTACCCAAGAGCAATGGGAACTTATTGAACCTTTGATTCCAGCACCATTACCTGGAGGTCGTCCAAGAGAAACGAATATTTGGGAGGTAATGAATGCCATTTTTTATGTTCTGTATGAGGGATGTCGGTGGCGAGCATTACCTGGTGACTTTCCAAACTGGCAAACCGTTTACACATACTTTCGTAACTGGCGCAAGGATGGAACGTGGGTAAGAATGCATGACAGATTACGGGAGTGGACTAGGGTTGCTTCGGAGCGATCGCCAAGCCCCTCTGAAGCTATTGTGGACAGCCAAAGTATCAAAAGTGCAGCAATGGTGAGTGAAGCAGTCGGTTATGATGCAGGTAAAAAGGTCAAGGGACGCAAACGGTTCGTAACAGTAGATACTTTAGGCTTAGTACTACGAGTATTAATTACTGCGGCTAGTGTCGGTGAGCGTGAAGGTGGTAAACAAGTACTCAAAAAGGTCAAACAAATGGAACCTTCTCTATTGCGACTACATACAATATGGGTAGATGCTGGTTTTGACGGTAACCCATTCATGCAGTGGGTAATGGATTTCTGCCGTTGGATTATACAGGTAGTTATACGACCAAAGGAAAGCAAGAAGTTTGTATTGTTACCCAAGCGCTGGGTAGTCGAGCGAACCTTGGGTTGGCTAACTTGGTGTCGAAGATTGAACAAAGACTACGAGCTATTACCTGAAACCGCAGAGACATTTATCTACATTGCTATGATTCGGATTATGGTGAGGCGATTGGCATAA
- a CDS encoding SagB/ThcOx family dehydrogenase, translating into MPELHQSIAQHYHERTKYNPETLASKSQQLDWAKQPVPFKEYKIGSTFDLKPYIQEKPEGLANNPDAQWWQRLSRLLFRSYGLTARMPSMGSAVYLRAAPSAGGLYPAEVYVVSRGTALLPPGLYNYQCRTHSLMHYWESDVWQNLQAACFWHPSLENTQLAIIVTAVFYRSEWRYEDRAYRRIFLDTGHLLGNIELAGAITDYRPHLIGGFVDESVNDLLYIDPQQEGAIAVLPLADLLDINQNLPLGCTALPSTTETSYPEIPDGELLTYFHRHTQIQSGVTGNLNLPTIKQEKSLEDKYNFPFCLKIPTITAPIDWGQKLSELETTMYKRRSTRAYNGDDLTFDELKGLLDFTYQPQNYIDQSLDISPDYFDLNLIETFIAVSGVKGLDGGCYYYAPKAQELRQIRFKNFRRELHFLCLGQELGRDAAAVLFHTADLKAAITQYGDRVYRYLHLDAGHLGQRLNLAAIHLNVGVSGIGGFFDDQVNEVLGIPADEAVLYITTLGRPR; encoded by the coding sequence ATGCCAGAATTACACCAATCAATTGCCCAGCATTACCACGAACGGACTAAATACAACCCTGAGACTCTCGCCTCCAAAAGTCAGCAGTTAGACTGGGCTAAACAGCCAGTGCCTTTCAAAGAGTACAAAATTGGCTCTACTTTTGATCTCAAACCCTATATCCAAGAAAAACCGGAGGGATTGGCTAATAACCCAGATGCTCAATGGTGGCAAAGACTTTCCCGGTTGCTGTTTCGCAGCTATGGATTGACGGCGAGAATGCCTTCTATGGGTAGCGCGGTGTATTTACGTGCTGCTCCCAGTGCAGGTGGATTATACCCGGCCGAGGTGTATGTGGTTTCTCGTGGTACGGCCTTATTGCCACCTGGCCTGTATAACTACCAGTGCCGGACTCATTCTCTCATGCATTATTGGGAAAGTGATGTTTGGCAAAATCTCCAAGCAGCTTGTTTCTGGCATCCTTCCCTAGAAAATACCCAACTAGCAATTATTGTGACTGCGGTATTCTATCGTTCTGAGTGGCGCTATGAAGATCGGGCTTATCGGCGGATTTTTCTAGATACGGGACACCTGTTGGGTAATATCGAGTTAGCTGGTGCGATTACCGACTATCGTCCCCACTTAATCGGCGGTTTTGTGGATGAATCAGTAAACGATCTGCTTTATATCGATCCGCAACAAGAAGGTGCGATCGCTGTCTTACCTTTGGCAGACTTGTTAGATATCAATCAAAATTTACCATTAGGATGTACTGCTTTACCTTCCACCACCGAAACCAGTTATCCAGAAATTCCCGATGGTGAATTGCTAACATATTTCCATCGACACACCCAGATCCAATCAGGCGTAACTGGCAATCTTAATCTACCAACTATTAAACAAGAAAAATCTTTGGAGGATAAATATAACTTTCCTTTCTGTTTGAAAATTCCTACTATCACTGCGCCTATAGACTGGGGACAAAAGCTGTCAGAACTGGAAACCACTATGTATAAGCGACGCTCTACCCGCGCTTATAATGGTGATGATTTAACTTTCGATGAATTAAAAGGTTTACTCGATTTCACTTACCAACCACAAAATTACATCGACCAAAGCTTAGATATTTCTCCAGATTACTTTGATTTGAATTTAATAGAAACATTTATTGCTGTTTCCGGAGTTAAAGGATTGGATGGAGGTTGTTATTATTACGCACCCAAAGCCCAAGAATTACGCCAAATTCGCTTTAAAAACTTTCGGCGAGAGTTACACTTTCTCTGTTTGGGGCAAGAATTAGGGCGGGATGCAGCAGCAGTGCTTTTCCATACAGCCGATTTGAAAGCTGCGATCACACAATATGGCGATCGCGTTTACCGTTACTTACATCTGGATGCGGGCCATTTAGGACAACGCTTGAATTTAGCAGCCATACATCTGAATGTAGGCGTTAGTGGTATTGGTGGTTTCTTTGATGACCAAGTAAATGAAGTTTTGGGTATCCCTGCTGATGAAGCTGTTCTATATATCACTACATTGGGACGTCCAAGATAA
- a CDS encoding M28 family peptidase produces the protein MNLTERLQTSLAEIARERDPYMATAGHFFVQEYIRQQFSQWGSVEIHTFEVRGKACNNLILNLPSQGRRQKKDLPPILIGAHYDGVPATVAADDNATGVAVLLELARKFSAEPVKYPLRLVAFDMEEYGLLGSADYAALLHEQKQQLRLMISLEMLGYTDSTPGSQSYPPPLERFYPDRGDFIALIGNLRTLPDLIGMSRNIRKAGVPSQWLPVPNRGLIVPQTRLSDHAPFWDLGYPAMMVTDTAFLRNPHYHKPSDAIATLNLDFLSGVCEGLETAIRRL, from the coding sequence TTGAATTTAACAGAGCGATTACAAACTTCCCTAGCTGAGATTGCGCGAGAACGCGATCCTTACATGGCAACGGCTGGACATTTTTTTGTCCAAGAATACATTCGCCAGCAATTTTCCCAATGGGGGAGTGTGGAAATCCACACCTTTGAAGTCAGGGGTAAAGCTTGTAATAACTTGATATTAAATTTACCTTCCCAAGGGAGACGGCAAAAAAAGGATTTGCCACCAATTTTAATTGGCGCTCATTATGATGGCGTTCCGGCAACAGTAGCGGCTGATGATAATGCCACTGGTGTGGCGGTGTTGCTGGAATTAGCCAGAAAGTTTTCTGCTGAACCCGTAAAATATCCTTTAAGGCTAGTTGCTTTCGATATGGAAGAATATGGCTTACTGGGTAGTGCTGATTATGCAGCTTTGTTGCACGAACAAAAGCAACAGCTACGGTTAATGATTTCCCTAGAAATGCTGGGCTATACCGATTCTACGCCTGGTTCCCAAAGTTACCCCCCTCCTCTGGAACGCTTCTACCCAGACAGAGGCGATTTTATTGCTTTAATTGGTAATTTGCGAACATTGCCTGATTTAATTGGCATGAGCCGTAATATTCGCAAAGCTGGCGTACCTAGTCAATGGCTACCTGTGCCGAATCGAGGTTTAATAGTTCCCCAAACCAGACTTAGCGATCATGCACCTTTTTGGGATTTGGGTTATCCGGCAATGATGGTGACAGATACGGCATTCTTACGAAATCCCCATTATCACAAACCTAGTGATGCGATCGCTACTTTAAATTTGGATTTTCTTAGCGGTGTATGTGAAGGGTTGGAAACTGCAATTCGGCGGTTGTGA
- a CDS encoding lysophospholipid acyltransferase family protein: protein MPRSIQSTQPPLKFIPQRLNPLVLQIVRWLLPIALRFRTRPWLTAGIVRVEAKNVEVLAELYQQFQAGKIRFLLAFRHPEVEDPLCMLYLLSRIVPQVARQEGITLQSLVHSYFLYDRGMTVWAGKWLGWLFSRIGGVPVHRGRRLDRQAIQTARELFANGELPIAVAPEGGTNGHSGIVSPLEPGVAQMGFWCVEDLQKANRTETVIIVPIAIQYRYVEPPWSKLDWLLSKLEADSGLSAMEIEQGEGEEIYYQRLCRLAEYLITEMEEFYRRFYHQDIPKTISTDESASHNQVLVARLHRLLDKALQVAEQYFGVQAQGNPIDRCRRLEEAGWNYIYREDLPDINALPPFKRGLADWIAQEADLRMRHMRIVESFVAVTATYIQEQPTAERFAETALLVYDMLSRIQDTTLPGRPRLGLRETQITVGEPISVTERWKNCQGDRLAARQGVSDLTKDLQVALEKMIT, encoded by the coding sequence TTGCCTAGATCCATTCAGTCTACTCAACCACCACTAAAATTTATTCCCCAACGGTTGAACCCGCTGGTACTCCAGATTGTTCGGTGGTTGCTGCCGATCGCACTACGATTTCGCACTCGTCCTTGGCTAACGGCTGGTATTGTCCGTGTTGAAGCCAAGAATGTTGAGGTGTTAGCTGAACTTTATCAACAATTCCAGGCTGGAAAAATTCGCTTTTTGTTGGCATTTCGCCACCCAGAGGTAGAAGATCCCCTGTGTATGCTGTATTTGCTTTCCCGCATTGTGCCACAGGTTGCTCGTCAGGAAGGTATTACACTGCAATCGCTTGTTCACAGCTATTTTCTCTATGATCGGGGTATGACGGTTTGGGCTGGAAAGTGGCTAGGTTGGTTGTTTTCTCGGATAGGAGGTGTGCCGGTTCATCGCGGTAGGCGACTAGATCGCCAAGCTATTCAAACAGCACGGGAGTTGTTTGCTAATGGTGAACTACCGATCGCAGTGGCACCTGAAGGCGGTACTAATGGTCATAGTGGTATTGTTAGCCCCTTGGAACCTGGTGTTGCTCAAATGGGGTTCTGGTGTGTAGAAGATTTGCAAAAAGCTAATCGGACTGAGACTGTAATTATTGTACCGATCGCCATCCAGTATCGCTACGTTGAGCCACCTTGGTCTAAACTGGATTGGCTGTTGAGTAAGTTGGAAGCTGATAGTGGGTTGTCAGCAATGGAAATTGAGCAGGGGGAAGGCGAAGAGATTTACTATCAACGCCTCTGTAGGTTGGCTGAATATCTGATTACCGAGATGGAAGAATTTTATCGTCGCTTCTATCATCAAGACATCCCAAAAACCATCTCAACTGATGAATCTGCTAGTCATAATCAGGTATTGGTTGCTCGGCTTCATCGCTTGCTAGATAAGGCTTTACAAGTTGCCGAGCAATATTTTGGAGTTCAAGCACAGGGGAATCCCATTGATCGCTGTCGCCGCTTAGAGGAGGCTGGCTGGAATTACATATATCGGGAAGATTTGCCAGATATCAATGCTTTACCACCCTTTAAACGCGGTTTGGCAGACTGGATTGCCCAAGAAGCAGACTTGCGAATGCGCCACATGCGGATAGTGGAAAGTTTTGTTGCAGTCACAGCTACTTATATTCAGGAACAACCGACGGCAGAACGGTTTGCGGAAACAGCTTTGCTTGTATACGATATGCTTTCTAGAATTCAGGATACAACACTTCCGGGGCGACCTCGGTTAGGTTTGCGAGAGACACAAATCACCGTAGGGGAGCCAATTTCAGTAACCGAACGCTGGAAAAATTGTCAGGGCGATCGCTTGGCGGCTAGACAAGGTGTGAGCGATTTGACAAAAGATTTGCAGGTTGCTTTAGAGAAGATGATTACTTGA